Below is a genomic region from Patagioenas fasciata isolate bPatFas1 chromosome 5, bPatFas1.hap1, whole genome shotgun sequence.
CTGGAACTGAAAAGGATAAAGGTAATTGTGGAGTTGGGAAGTCGTGTTTGTGCAATAGATTCGTTCGTTCAAAAGCAGATGAATATTATCCTGAGCATACCTCTGTGCTTAGCACAATTGACTTTGGAGGAAGAGTTGTTAACAATGATCACTTTTTGTACTGGGGTGACGTAACACAAAGTGGTGAGGATGGAATTGAGTGCAGAATTCATGTAATTGAACAGACTGAGTTCATTGATGATCAGACTTTCTTGCCTCATCGGAGTACGAATTTACAACCATATATAAAACGTGCAGCTGCCTCCAAACTGCAGTCAGCAGAAAAACTAATGTACATTTGCACAGATCAGCTAGGCTTGGAGCAAGACTTTGAGCAAAAACAAATGCCTGAAGGGAAATTAAGCATAGATGGGTTTTTATTGTGCATTGACGTAAGCCAAGGATGCAATAGGAAGTTTGATGATCAACTGAAATTTGTGAATAATCTCTATATCCAGCTCTCAAAATCTAAAAAACCCATAATAATAGCAGCAACAAAATGTGATGAGTGTGTGGATCATTATCTGCGAGAGGTTCAGGCTTTTGCTTCAAATAAGAAGAACCTTGTGGTAGTGGAAACATCAGCAAGATTCAATGTCAATGTTGAAACATGTTTTACTGCACTGGTACAAATGATGGATAAAACTCGTGGTAAACCTAAAATAATCCCTTATCTGGATGCCTATAAAACTCAAAGACAGTTAGTTGTTACAGCAACAGATAAGTTTGAAAAACTTGTCCAAACTGTGAGAGACTATCATGCAACTTGGAAAACTGTTAGTAATAAACTGAAAAACCATCCTGATTATGAAGAGTACATAAATTTGGAaggaacaaaaaaggcaaaaaatacgTTTTCAAAACACATAGAGCAGCTTAAACAGGAAcacattagaaaaagaaaagaagaatacaTTAATGCATTGCCAAGAGCCCTTAATACTCTTCTGTCAAATCTTGATGAGATTGAACACTTGAGCTGGTCAGAAGCCTTGAAGTTAATGGAGAAAAGACCTGACTTCCAGTCCTGTTTTGTGGTGCTGGAAAAAACACCCTGGGATGAAACTGACCATATAGATAAAGTGAATGACAGAAGGATTCCATTTGACCTTCTCACTACGCTAGAGGCAGAAAAAGTTTATCAAAACCATGTGCAGCATCTCATATCTGAAAAAAGGAGGGTTGAAATGAAGGAGAAATTCAAAAAAACTCTGGAGAAAATCCAGTTCATTTCACCCGGACAGCCGTGGGAAGAAGTTATATGTTTTGTAGTGGAGGATGAAGCATTCAAATACATCACTGATGCAGATAGTAAGGAAGTGTATGGTCGACATCAGAGGGAGATTGTTGAAAAAGCCAAAGAGGAGTTTCAGGAAATGCTTTTTGAACATTCAGAGCTGTTTTATGACCTGGATCTTAATGCAACACCGAGTTCAGATAAAATGAGTGAAATTCATGCAGTTCTGAGTGAAGAACCTAGatacaaagctttacagaaactTGCACCTGATAGAGAATCTCTTCTGCTTAAACACATAGGATTTGTTTATCACCCAACTAAAGAAACTTGTCTCAGTGGCCAAAATTGCATGGACATTAAGGTGGAGCAGTTACTCGCCAACAGACTTCTGCAACTAGATCATGGCCGCTCAAATTTATACCATGATAGTGCCAACATTGATAAAGTCAATCTTTTCATTTTGGGCAAAGATGGCCTTGCACAAGAATTGGCAAATGAAATTCGGACACAATCCACTGATGATGAATATGCATTAGATGGAAAAATATATGAACTAGATCTTAGGCCCGTGGATGCAAAATCCCCCTACCTGTTGACTCAGTTGTGGACCTCAACCTTCAAACCACACGgttgtttctgtgtgtttaaCTCTATTGAATCACTGAATTTTATTGGGGAATGCATTGCAAAAATAAGGGCTGAAGCATCTCAGATAAGGAGAGACAAGTACATGGCTAATCTTCCATTCACATTAATACTGGCTAACCAGAGGGACAGTGTTAGCAAGAATCTACCTATTCTGAGACATCAGGGACAGCAATTGGCCAACAAATTACAATGTCCTTTTGTGGATGTGCCTGCTGGTACATATCCACGCAAATTTAATGAGACACAAATAAAACAAGCTCTGAGGGGAGTACTGGAAGCAGTTAAACACAATTTTGATGTTGTGAGTCCAGTTCCCACCATTAAAGATCTGTCAGAAGCTGACTTAAGGATTGTAATGTGTGCCATGTGTGGTGATCCATTTAGTGTGGATCTTATTCTTTCACCTTTCCTTGACTCTCACTCATGCAGTGCTGCTCAGGCTGGCCAGAATAATTCTTTGATGCTTGATAAAATAATAGGTGAAAAGAGGCGTCGAATACAGATAACTATATTATCATATCATTCTTCAATTGGCGTAAGAAAAGATGAACTTGTTCACGGATACATACTGGTCTACTCTGCAAAGCGGAAGGCATCCATGGGAATGCTTCGGGCATTTCTTTCTGAAGTTCAGGATACAATTCCTGTCCAGTTAGTGGCTGTTACTGATAGTCAAGCAGACTTCTTTGAGAATGAAGCAATCAAGGAACTCATGACTGAAGGAGAACACATAGCAACAGAGATCACTGCTAAGTTTACAGCTTTATATTCGTTATCTCAATATCATCGTCAAACTGAGGTTTTCACATTATTCTTCAGTGATGtattagagaagaaaaacatgatTGAAAGTTCTTATCTGTCCGACAGCACAAGGGAAACAACGCATACAAGTGAAGATGTTTTTCCAAGATCTCCCAGAGGAAGTTCCCTTGACTATAATTATCCAGATTCTGAGGATGATACTGAAGGACCACCACCTTACAGTCCAATTGGTGATGATGTAAGGTTGCTCCCAGCGCCTAGTGACCGTTCAAAGTACCGACTGGATTTGGAAGGAAATGAGTATCCTGTTCACAGTACACCACTCAATTGTCATGACCATGAACGCAACCATAAAGTGCCTCCTCCAATAAAACCGAAACCACTTGTTCCAAGAACAAATGTAAAAAAACTGGACCCTAACCTCCTGAAAACGATTGAGGCAGGTATTGGCAAAAACCCCAGGAAACAACCTTCTCGAGTGCCTGCAGCACCACCAGAAGATGTAGACCAATCTGACAACTATGCTGAACCTATTGACACTATTTTCAAACATAAAGGCTTTGCAGATGATATCTACGCGGTTCCAGATGATAGCCAGAATCGTATTATTAAAGTTCGAAACTCAATTGTTATAAATACCCAAGGTGAGGAAGAAAATGGGTTTTCTGATAGAATATCCAAAAGTCATGGGGAAAGAAGGCCTTCAAAATACAAATACAAGTCTAAGACTCTGTTCAGCAAAGCTAAGTCTTACTATAGGAGAACACATTCAGATGCAAGTGATGATGAGGCTTTCACCACCTCTAAAACTAAACGAAAAGGAAGACATCGTGGAAGTGAGGAAGACCCTCTTCTTTCACCTGTTGAAACATGGAAGGGTGGTATAGATAACCCTGCAATTACGTCGGATCAGGAATTGGATGataaaaaattgaaaaagaaaacccacaaagcaAAAGAAGATAAGAAGGTAAGTCAgttgatttaattttatttacaaCTTCTGGTGCATTGTAAGGAGGGACGAGTCAATATATGCAAGAGTTGCACCCTATTTTAGAACAGGTTATTTAAAATTTTGGCATAGCATTGTTTGATTTTTGTCCAAGTTTCTACTTGACTTGTTCAGAGCTAGCAGACCTGAGGGAATGAGGTGGTTTGTCTACCTAATCAGCTGTTCAGTAAGTTTCAAGTAAATTTCAGTTCTTTTCACCTCTGTATGTGCATGTGCAGTGTCACTCCCATAGGAATAAGTTAAGGCAGAATTTGGTCCACAGATCCTTTGTTAATCAtaactttttttaagaaaaaaaaaattgctttatgaGTTCTTGAGTAGAACTGGTTCTTTCAGTTCTTGCAGTTCTGGCTGTTGGAATGAAGTTTACAGTTGGTGAATAAAGGAGTGGTTTCTTTATAATTCTTAATTGTCCACCTGGAACTCTGAAATGAGAGCATGAGAAGGAAACTTTGTACAGTGGTTTTACTGACTGCTGCATGTTCCTAGTGTGGGCAAGCAAATAATCAAGTTGAAAGCTGTGCTACCTGTACAATTCTCTATTCAAACAAAGTAAAGGGAACGAAATGCCTGCCCAGTGTGGGTTTCTAAATAATAGTGTGACATTCTGCCTGAAAAATGTAGACGTTTTATCTTTATGCTTGTTAGTTACTTGATTTTTTAAAACAGTAAGTCAATATTATATCGAGGTATTTTTGTGGTATAGATACTGGATGTGTACTCTTAATAGTTTAGACTTTAATTTTACCAATTATTACATTGCATAAGGTTTTTGTTGAACATTAAATCAGGAGTGTTCCTGGTTAGttagattattttctttcttgtctcaAAATAAATCTACTTTTCTGATATTGTCTTTtgtagcattttaaaaaatgtgtcttGTAGCTTAATCTGAGAGTACTTAAATAGCATTTAGAAATATGTTTTGTTCAAGTAGACCCTAGTTAAATTTTACTAATGGATGAAATTCTGAATTGTACTTCATGGTATGCAGCTGTGATTGGAATTACACATGACTGATTTAAAGGGCACTAAATTTTCTTAGGGCTTACTCATAAGCATAGATAATGATGTGTTGTGGGTATAAAATCATATGGTTAAAAATActttgaagttatttttttttggaaacttgcatgtttttaaaaacaataatttaTATACTTTTGATGGAAATAATCTTGCTACATAGACATTAAAATATAGTATTCATAATCCTCCTACTGTCTCAGCTGCATTGAGTGTACAGAGAATTCCTGGTTAGATATTTATGTTTAAACTGTATAGACCTACTATAGTGGAATCTTCTCTTCCTGGCATTGTGTCAAGAAACCCCTTGGTATCTTTACCAAAGCCTCTGCCTTTGGCAGCCTGAATCAGAAGTTTCAGGCTGTTCTGTGTTTTGTAGTGTTTAGGACTCTTGAGGTGTACAAGAGTtgtttcaaggatttttttttttcttccaagttgtGGTCCAAGAATGATACTTTCAAATTAATCAGAGACAACTTCTAATAGTAGAAGTACAAGTTATTGTAATGATGGAGAAAGCAAATTTAACTTGGTAGCTAAAATGTTTGCAAGCACTCAAAATATCTATGAAGATTGAGTGCTTTTGGTAAGTAGGGGCTTCAGTGTGTATTGACTTGCATTATGTTGAAGTGAGAGTAGTTCCATTTAATTTAATGTGTCATTCTAGTTTGTAGTATACTGCTTCGGTTTTTTTaactgttgatttttttaaatttttttttcttcctaagagATGTGCAGTTTTATTAGTTTTGGAACTTATTCACTATGTTTTCCTGTGTTGTTTTAGATGAGCAGCTAGCAGTTTTTAATTGCCAAAACTAAAAAATTATGCAAATGATACTTGCTTTGTTGAGTGCTATTTATTCCATTTGAGGGATGTTTGCCTATGCAGATTTTTacatttataattattttttaaaattgtgttgTGATGCATTGGTGCTTTTTTGGGTTTGGCTTCCCCCTCAAGCCCCCACAACCCCCTCATTTATTGTAATTACTTTGAAGTTAAAACACAGTGAAAGTTTCTTAAAGTGGTGTTTACTTTCCTCTTAGAGGTTCTGGAAAATGTTGTAAAGGCAGGCCCAGAATAAGAAAACATTTAAAGATAATGTGTTTCAAGAAAGAGACGTGACATTGCTGAAGGATGCTCATTCTGTCCTGATGCTTTCAGACCCTAGTCTGCCGATTTACCAGATGAAATCATATAAAGCTATGGGCATGAGGACAGGTACAGGGAGGGAGGGGATGTGTGATTCAGCTAAAAAATCAAAGGGAAGAGGCAAGAGCTGGATGGGTAGGAAGGAGGAAGTGAGTTTTGGCAAACAATACAATAGGAAAAATAACAATTCCTTTTTACAACCCTGAAATTAACAGATGTAGTTTGACTGATGTGCTGATATGTCCCAAacctgtgtgtggtttttttttttttttttaaatctattaaGAACACGTTACTAGAGGCAGAACTAAACATTCAGAATTGTTTTACTTGTTGCTATTAGGAAGCataaattacaatattttactGTGGAAAGTGTAGCAATGACAAATCTATGGTGAGCAGGTAATGTTCCTTGTAAGGTCCTCTAACACTGCCTCCTACCCAAGGAAATTAAACAATTTAAAACTAAGACCTCTTAAGTGTGGTTTGGTCTGAATTATTTGCCCATTGTTGTTGTCCAGAACACCATGTTTGTGTTCTCAGATCTTGTTTCTATATAGTGATAGTTGGAACAGGAAGAATGATCCTTGAGCTTTGTTTTAAGCTatcacagaaataattattcTGAAAACTTTCATCCCTTTGTTCTCACTATTCTGTAGAACTCCTCCAGAACTTCTCTTTCCTCTCTATTGGTGAGGAATTGTTTTGCAATTTACGCTTTTCACATTTCCTTGTGGTAACTTTTCTCctgaagtgtttttttccttttgtgatgTCTGCCACCTCCAAACAGGTGAACAGAATATGGCTGTTTCTTGACCTGAGTTTCAAGAGATTAAAAAAGGTTTTGTAACTCACTCTGGATTTATGCTTTTGAATGAGGATGACTGAAACTCTTTATGGTATGGCAAAGAATGTCACAGCGATGCATCATATAATAATGTTTGTTGTCACCTTAGGAACCTATTCTTGGGCTATCCCTGTCCTTGTTAATTTCGAGGTAATGACTTCCTACCGTATAGTACAGGTGGTTTATAGTACATGCACATTATAGTACATACAAGCACATTTAGTGCATACACATAGTACACGTATAATACATTATAGTACATGCACGTTTCGGTGCATGATTTTTCCATTAGCCTATGACCTTTTCGCTTTTGTTGAATATCATCCTCCAGTTGTCCAGTCATCACAATGGTTTTCTATATGTCACCATCAAatgccttgctgaagtccagattGGTAAAACCGATTGTTTGATTTCTTTGCCtctagaaaaaaatacatgttttcacTGAAGAAGGTTGAATTAGTCTAGCGTAGTCCAACTTACCATACACCCACCTTTATCCTGTTTCATGTTACTACCATGTTTCTAAATGTTCTTATAATATTATTGTATGATCTTGCATGTGCTGTTAACAAGTTGACTGTTAAACTTTTTCTGGTAGGGAAGTATATGAAGAAAAGTGGAGAGAAGGATTAAAAGGAAAGCAGACTGGCCTCAGAATCATAGTACATTTTAGCCAAGTTGACGTGGAGTTGCATGTGCACACTTTGCTTGAAAGCTTTCAGGTGCATGTTGTATACCAATATTTGTCAAGCTCTGATGTTCTTTTTCTTTACTCTACGTAACTTTTTCTGTAAAAGTTCCTCTTATGAAAAAACATCTGGTCTTTTTCTGCTCTTATTCTGCAAGGTCTCTCTCAGATTAAATGCATTTTCCAGGGGGAGTTCTCCCCTGTATCAACATGCTTTCCATGTTTGATTATTTGGTTCCTTACCAGTGTTCACAAACTTGAAGGAACTAAGCACAGAATATGGTGTTTGTAGGCAGCTTTGTCTCAGCTGTGTTTGCCTTGCCACATTAGACCTCTGCAGCTGATATTTGTGTGCATTCGTCTCTCTGTCTTTTTAAAAAGTCCTGAGTGGGAACTGAAAGTAGATGGTTATCTCCATTAGACTCTTTAATGCTGTAATACTAAGGTCTAGTATAGAACATTATTGTGTGCCGGTACACACTAGTCTTTTTAAAAGTAGCAGCCTTACAGGCCATATAATAAACTAATTTTCTCTTTAGTTTTCCTTGATGAGTTTAAAGATATGGAGCAACAGAGAGAAAATGTAGGAAATTTCAGGAC
It encodes:
- the ARHGAP5 gene encoding rho GTPase-activating protein 5 isoform X1 — its product is MMAKNKEPRPPSYAVSVVGLSGTEKDKGNCGVGKSCLCNRFVRSKADEYYPEHTSVLSTIDFGGRVVNNDHFLYWGDVTQSGEDGIECRIHVIEQTEFIDDQTFLPHRSTNLQPYIKRAAASKLQSAEKLMYICTDQLGLEQDFEQKQMPEGKLSIDGFLLCIDVSQGCNRKFDDQLKFVNNLYIQLSKSKKPIIIAATKCDECVDHYLREVQAFASNKKNLVVVETSARFNVNVETCFTALVQMMDKTRGKPKIIPYLDAYKTQRQLVVTATDKFEKLVQTVRDYHATWKTVSNKLKNHPDYEEYINLEGTKKAKNTFSKHIEQLKQEHIRKRKEEYINALPRALNTLLSNLDEIEHLSWSEALKLMEKRPDFQSCFVVLEKTPWDETDHIDKVNDRRIPFDLLTTLEAEKVYQNHVQHLISEKRRVEMKEKFKKTLEKIQFISPGQPWEEVICFVVEDEAFKYITDADSKEVYGRHQREIVEKAKEEFQEMLFEHSELFYDLDLNATPSSDKMSEIHAVLSEEPRYKALQKLAPDRESLLLKHIGFVYHPTKETCLSGQNCMDIKVEQLLANRLLQLDHGRSNLYHDSANIDKVNLFILGKDGLAQELANEIRTQSTDDEYALDGKIYELDLRPVDAKSPYLLTQLWTSTFKPHGCFCVFNSIESLNFIGECIAKIRAEASQIRRDKYMANLPFTLILANQRDSVSKNLPILRHQGQQLANKLQCPFVDVPAGTYPRKFNETQIKQALRGVLEAVKHNFDVVSPVPTIKDLSEADLRIVMCAMCGDPFSVDLILSPFLDSHSCSAAQAGQNNSLMLDKIIGEKRRRIQITILSYHSSIGVRKDELVHGYILVYSAKRKASMGMLRAFLSEVQDTIPVQLVAVTDSQADFFENEAIKELMTEGEHIATEITAKFTALYSLSQYHRQTEVFTLFFSDVLEKKNMIESSYLSDSTRETTHTSEDVFPRSPRGSSLDYNYPDSEDDTEGPPPYSPIGDDVRLLPAPSDRSKYRLDLEGNEYPVHSTPLNCHDHERNHKVPPPIKPKPLVPRTNVKKLDPNLLKTIEAGIGKNPRKQPSRVPAAPPEDVDQSDNYAEPIDTIFKHKGFADDIYAVPDDSQNRIIKVRNSIVINTQGEEENGFSDRISKSHGERRPSKYKYKSKTLFSKAKSYYRRTHSDASDDEAFTTSKTKRKGRHRGSEEDPLLSPVETWKGGIDNPAITSDQELDDKKLKKKTHKAKEDKKPKKKTKTFNPPIRRNWESNYFGMPLQDLVTPEKPIPLFVEKCVQFIEDTGLCTEGLYRVSGNKTDQDNIQKQFDQDHNISLESMGVTVNAVAGALKAFFADLPDPLIPYSLHQELLETSKISDKTERLHELKEIVKKFHPVNYDLFKYIITHLNRVSQQYKTNFMTADNLSICFWPTLMRPDFENREFLSTTKIHQSVIETFIQQCQFFFYNGEIVEAPNPVACQPPPSNTVQMVEPMVPLQLPPPLQPQLIQSQLPADPLGII
- the ARHGAP5 gene encoding rho GTPase-activating protein 5 isoform X2, whose protein sequence is MMAKNKEPRPPSYAVSVVGLSGTEKDKGNCGVGKSCLCNRFVRSKADEYYPEHTSVLSTIDFGGRVVNNDHFLYWGDVTQSGEDGIECRIHVIEQTEFIDDQTFLPHRSTNLQPYIKRAAASKLQSAEKLMYICTDQLGLEQDFEQKQMPEGKLSIDGFLLCIDVSQGCNRKFDDQLKFVNNLYIQLSKSKKPIIIAATKCDECVDHYLREVQAFASNKKNLVVVETSARFNVNVETCFTALVQMMDKTRGKPKIIPYLDAYKTQRQLVVTATDKFEKLVQTVRDYHATWKTVSNKLKNHPDYEEYINLEGTKKAKNTFSKHIEQLKQEHIRKRKEEYINALPRALNTLLSNLDEIEHLSWSEALKLMEKRPDFQSCFVVLEKTPWDETDHIDKVNDRRIPFDLLTTLEAEKVYQNHVQHLISEKRRVEMKEKFKKTLEKIQFISPGQPWEEVICFVVEDEAFKYITDADSKEVYGRHQREIVEKAKEEFQEMLFEHSELFYDLDLNATPSSDKMSEIHAVLSEEPRYKALQKLAPDRESLLLKHIGFVYHPTKETCLSGQNCMDIKVEQLLANRLLQLDHGRSNLYHDSANIDKVNLFILGKDGLAQELANEIRTQSTDDEYALDGKIYELDLRPVDAKSPYLLTQLWTSTFKPHGCFCVFNSIESLNFIGECIAKIRAEASQIRRDKYMANLPFTLILANQRDSVSKNLPILRHQGQQLANKLQCPFVDVPAGTYPRKFNETQIKQALRGVLEAVKHNFDVVSPVPTIKDLSEADLRIVMCAMCGDPFSVDLILSPFLDSHSCSAAQAGQNNSLMLDKIIGEKRRRIQITILSYHSSIGVRKDELVHGYILVYSAKRKASMGMLRAFLSEVQDTIPVQLVAVTDSQADFFENEAIKELMTEGEHIATEITAKFTALYSLSQYHRQTEVFTLFFSDVLEKKNMIESSYLSDSTRETTHTSEDVFPRSPRGSSLDYNYPDSEDDTEGPPPYSPIGDDVRLLPAPSDRSKYRLDLEGNEYPVHSTPLNCHDHERNHKVPPPIKPKPLVPRTNVKKLDPNLLKTIEAGIGKNPRKQPSRVPAAPPEDVDQSDNYAEPIDTIFKHKGFADDIYAVPDDSQNRIIKVRNSIVINTQGEEENGFSDRISKSHGERRPSKYKYKSKTLFSKAKSYYRRTHSDASDDEAFTTSKTKRKGRHRGSEEDPLLSPVETWKGGIDNPAITSDQELDDKKLKKKTHKAKEDKKPKKKTKTFNPPIRRNWESNYFGMPLQDLVTPEKPIPLFVEKCVQFIEDTGLCTEGLYRVSGNKTDQDNIQKQFDQDHNISLESMGVTVNAVAGALKAFFADLPDPLIPYSLHQELLETSRLVSNIKPTL